The genomic window TCTCGGGGCACCAGGACCCCCCTCTTCCACCGGGCACCCCCCCCCACGTCCTATCTGCGTCCCCAGCCTCACACGGACACGGGGCACCCAAATCGTTGATGTCTCTAGCCTGTTTGGGCTCTTGTCTGTCCCACGCAAACTTCAGCTCAGTCCAGGGCAGACCCCTCGGTCCCCGGCTGCAGGGACAGTGATCTTCGCTTCTCGCACTGGTCAGTCGGGCGCCCAGGGGGTGGTCAGAACTGCTTGAGGATCGGAGAATGAATGGGATACACGGATGTCCCAAAGTTGCCCTCCAGTTCAACGGTGAGCCCTAGGTGGGggacccagcccctccctctggtcctccccaTCCTGGGGCCTGAGATCATCCGCGGTTCACGCCCCAGGCCGCTGGGCGTGGTCAAGGTCTCGGTGCGGAGGTTGGATCGCTGAGCACAACTGCCACTGGGTGGCAGCACACGTGGGGACCACGGGGCACCTGGGACCCAAGAAGGCGATCCTCAACTCATTCCCTATAGCCCTGAACCTCTTTGAGAGGAACAGTCATGGCCTCTGTTTGGGCCTCAGATTTCCGGATCTGTGGAAGGCCAAGGCCGCAGCAAGTCTGGAGCCTACACCCGGTCAGCTCCTAGCCCTCCCTGGTCCACTCCTGGCAGGCCAGGTTCCCAGGGGTAGCCCTGGGTCCGAGCCAGGGTCTCTGCACGGCCACGGGGCTCCTGGGGGGACCCGGTGGGGGGAGCAGGAACTCCAGGCAGGGAACGCGCAGCCACAGCCGGACTCTGGTCCCTCGCCCCGCCTGGGCCTCGATGGGGAGGGAGCACCGCAGGCAGACAAGGACCTCCAGAGGACTCCGTGCCCCCAAATCCCAGGCAGTGAGGAAACATGGTGAGTGCAGAACCATAGGCAGCCCCTAAAGCCTGACGCAGGGTGGGAGTGGGTGGCCTGGGGCCCGAGGGCGAGGCCTCCctgacccccccgcccccaacgtCCCACCCTCTGTCAGCTCCTGGCTTGACCCGGCCTCTGGTAGCCACTTTACGGGGACTCTGGAGGGGCTTCAGGAAAgggcgccccccgccccacccccatccGTCGTGGGGCTGAGCAcccctcttcctctggctctcCCGCCCACACATGGCCCTGGGGCAGGCCGGTGCGGTAGTGGCGTCTCCAGCCACAGGGGTGTCCTCGGGGACCACCTGGGGGCTCGCACGTGGTGGGGGACCAGCAGGCTCTCTCTGCGATCTGGGCCTCCACCCTCGCCTCCCTCCGGAGCCCTAACCCTCCTCACCAACCCACTTCCCCCAAGGGGCTTCCTCGCCCTGCAGACCCCAACTCTGTCCTCAAGGGAAGAGGCGAGCTAGTGGACAAGTGTTTACTGAGGGTGGGGGCACACTGGCTTGGTCCACCCCCGAGGTCTCTGGGGGCATCAGCCCCCTTGACAGAAGAGGGCAGGGGGACAGCGGAGCCTGGCCCTGGATTTGCCGGCTGTGGAGATGGGGCTGGCCGGCGGCGCCCATCCCTGGGAGCGCAGAGGTCAGGTGCAGAGGATGCCCGGCCTCCAGATGACCGCAGCTCAGGGATCACCCTGGAAGTCCTTGGGTGCGACACCAGAGTCTATGGGGTACATCTGACAGCCCAGCTTCCGGGTGACCCTGACCTGGGCTGTGGAGACCCCACTGCAGGGCCAAGGGTCCCCCTGCGGTGGCCATCAGCGAGTGGGACAATTCTGAGAACTGCCCGTCCTGACAGGGACCTCCTAAGGCCACGGGAAGTGGTGAGCCCTCCCTGGATGGGCCGAGCCGGGGGGCCAGAGAGTGGAGGACGACCTGACCTCTGGGAGGGCTGGTGCAGGGGTTTGGGGGGCCCAGCTGGGGACCCCGGTCAGTGTGCGAGGGCTCAGGGCAGGAGCTGAAGCTGGTCCTGGGCCTGTGGAGCATGTGGGCTCCCACTCAGTTCTCCAGAGCTCTGGGAAAGCTCCGGCAGCCATCAGGCAGCTGCCGGGCCCCGGTCCTCAGGCCAGGGATGGTGGCCACGACCACAGGCGATCCCGAGGGAGGCTGCACCAAGCAGGGACAGGGCAGTCAGAGGCCAGGCCATCTGGGAAGAGGGCGGCCCACCCAGCCGTTCTGTAGGCCTTCAGCAAGGGGCTTCAGGAAGGGGCTGGAAGTCCTTCATCCGACCCAAAGCCCCGGGCCTGGCCTGAGGGCCCCCAGGGAGCTGCGGGCCTCTGGGGACCGAGAAGGTGGCTGGCGCCACAGCCTGGGCTCCCGCAAGCCACCTCCAAGTCCTGACGTCTGGCTTTCTCTGCCAGAGGCCTGGGAGCTCGGGTGGGGGCTGGCCTCCGCTGAGCCCCTGTATTCAGCCGGGGCACGTGCTGGCGCCTGATGAGGCTCGTGGCCTCAGTCCTCTGTCCCCTGGGTGCTGGCTGGAAGGAGAGGAACAGGGTGCCGGCTCAGCGCACCGGTACCAGCCTCGTCCGGGACACACCCCCTCCAGTCACCCGCCCCTGTggcaggaggaaagagagggaaccGCAGGCCCCCAGTGCTCTCCATCCCGGAGAGCCCGCGCGTGGCAGCAGGCCAATGGTCCATCTTCAGGGACCCAAAAGCAGGATGCACTCCCACTTGAGCTGAACCCACCCCTCTGCTCTCGGGCCtgtccctgggaccctgggactgGCCCAGCGCAGCAGGGAGGCTCTGGCCTTGTCTGGGGCCGGCTCTCAGGTCATCTGGCTGCTGGGTGGGGGAGCCCTAGTCCAGACACAGGCCCCAGGGATGACCATCACCCCCGCCAGTGATTGGCTACAGGGGACCTTTGCTGGGGAATTGGGACCCAGACTTGGATGGTAATCTCCTCTGGGGGAGGTCTAAGAGGCGCTCCCCAAGCTCTAGGGCATTTCcggtggggcagagggcaggactGGGGCAGCCCTAGAGCCTGGAGCCCTGGGCAGGCTGGGGGCGCTGGGTGGGTGCGTGCCCTAGAGCCTGGAGCCCTGGGCAGGCTGGGGGCGCTGGGTGGGTGcgtgcccctccctctcccatccccctcgTGCCCCCGAGACCCCCTCAGTCCACTCTCCCCTCAGCAGCCAGAGGGCTCTAGCATGTGCACATGACCATGTCTGCTCCCCACGGACATCCCGTCGCCCTTCTCAGGACCCCCAGGCACTCTCCTGGGCCACACCCAGGACCCCAATGCTTCGCTTTGTCTCCTGTAAAGCCTgaggtcccaggagcctgggcctAGTGGCTCGGCAAGAGAAGGTGGGCTGAGGGACATCGTGAGCTCCTGGATGGCTGAAACCAGAGCCCTGGTCGGGGGTGATGGACACCCAGGGTGACTTCATGGCTGACCTTGCGGGGGGGTGGGCCCTTGACCCCCTAAGTCAGGGGTGGGTCCAGGTCGGTCTGCCTTGGCCTGGCTTGGAGTCTGGGCCGACTTCCAGGCAGGTGGTCCCCCTGTCCCCCACCAAAGCCCAGTATCCTGTACAGGGCTCACCATCCCCACCCTGAGGGTGCAAGATGGGGACTGGGCCCAGAGCTGAGGTTGGGGTCCACAACCTCAGGacctccagcagccctggggcCCGAGACCCTTGGGGGGAAACTCACTGCAATGTAGGTCACATAGCTGGTGGGGGGCGGAGAAAGTCACGTCAGTCCTCCAGCCCTGGGGAACGGGGCAGCTCAGTCAGCATGGCTTGCGGCCTCTCCCGCAACCTGACTGCAGCCCCCAGGGCCCCGGCCCAGGGAGGCTGCTGGGCTGACAGGCCCCCCCGAGAAGCTCTGGGGGCAGAGTCCCCCCTCTGTGATGCCATGATGCCAGGGAAGCAGGGCTAGGACtgcaggaggtgggtgggggctggggggggcaaCTCCGCCCACCTGGATGCAGGTGTTGGGGACACAAGCCTCTTCCGTGGGAATGTCCACAAAGGCCACTGCAAGGTCAGTCACGAAGTCACTCTGGGTGGGAGAGGGGTCGGTCACAGGCAGTGACGGGGAAGACTGTGTCACGGAGGGGAGTGCCCTCCACACCGGGCGGCCTCCAGGGGCTGATCAGGGCCTTGCAGACAGGAAACGGATCAGCCACCCTCCCCAGGAAGGAGCCCACTCACTGCACACCCGGCTCACTGAGGCTGGGGCGAGGGTCGTGGCCCGGGGCCCTGGGCGGCAGGCAGGCGGCCACGTCTTCCTTTGGTGACATAGGTGCACCTGGAAATGGGCGGCACTGGGCGAGAAGAAGGTGACCCGGAGGTGGCCCCGAGAGGCGGCTGGCTGGACGGTCATCTTCCAGGCTGTGGGTGGGGGGTTGAGGCCCAGCACCACCCCCCagttcccctccttcctcccacgGACCAGCTCCCTGTTATCCCAGCTGCCTGACCCAGAGGCATCCGAGGAACCCGGAAGAAAGTGGTGTTTGCTGTGTCCACACAGCACAGGCCCCCGGCCAACCTCGCTGCCCTGCGGCCCCTTGGAGAGCTCACCTTGGAAGTGTCCCTCTTGGAAAGGGCATCGCACCCAGGAGCCGCGGCTGGTGGAGAACTGCAGAGAGGACTTGAGAGGCTGGAGGTCCCCGCAATGTGTGCGGGGCTGGCGGGGGGCTGGGGCCCGCTGGGCCCCCCAGAATCCCCTAGCTCCAGCGTCAGACCAGGATGGGGCTCAGAGGGGTCCTCAGGAGGCTGGGCAGGGTCCAGGAGCGCGTGTGGCTGCACGCCCCAGCCCCAGTGCTGGGCTCCCCTCCGCCTCTCCTTGCTATGTCCCCCTACGTGCTGACCGCGCCCGGGGTGACCGCGGCCTGGCGCACTCACCTTCAGGCAGAGCCGGGGCTGTGTGTCCACCAGCGGATACTGCACCtgcgggggagggcggggggcggCGCTCAGGTCAGGCCCCCGCCATCTGcgcccacccccatccccgccGGGCGGGTACTCACCCTGCCGTGCGCCGGCCGGCCCGAGTGCTCCAGGTTGTGGCAGAGGGCCCCTGGCCCCGGGCGCCAGCACAGGCTCACGTGGCCGCTCACGGGACAtgcgggctcccagctcagtgcccGGTCCCCCGGGTGGTAGCGGATAGCATCCCACAGGGCCTCCGTCTCTGCAGGGACCCACCCCTGTCAGCGGAGCCCCCACCCACTTGTCTGTCCCAAGGCCTGTGCGGGGCATCCCGGGGCAGAGCTCAGAGCGGGCACCCCTCCTCTGCGCCCGCGCCCCCGTCAGCCCCTCTCAGAAGCCCCGCTTCCTCCGCGTGAGCCGGGCCGGGGCGTGGGTGTCCATGTGTCCCGGGTGTCCGCTCGTTTTTGCACACACGTGTCCACGCAGAGATTCGGCTCCCAGAAAAGGCCGGCCGGACACTCACCGTTGGCTACGTGCCATCCACGGCAGGCTCAAGAGGGGGGGCGGGCCTGAACGCACGCTTCATTCCCTCTGTGTCCCCTCCAGGCTGAAGCAAGCTGCACCCCCCCGCCAAGCTGGGCAGCCCCCGACCTGCGCTCCTCCCGCGCTGCCTCGTCCCCCGCCACCCCCTGCTCCACACCGTAGGGCACTTGCCGTCTTCGAAGGGACAGGCCTGCATCCGCACGGCGTCAGGGGTCGCAAACCAGCCCTGCGGGAGGGGCTGGGGTCAGCTCAGGCCcagtccctccctctgtctcctccgGGCGGTGAAGGCCACACTCTCACTGACCTCGAGGCACAGGCACGGCAGCTCCTGGCTGTAGGGCAGAGAGACGGTGCGGGACATCCGGTTCCCTGTCACCTGCGTGGAGTGGAGCGCTTGAGGGCTGGGGGCCCCAGTGGCTGGGACTGGGCGAGGCTGggaaggcctggggtgggggtagtgGGCAGGAGGCGGgcctgggggggggtgggagggggaaggtgAGGACAGGTCCTTGGGCGGGACTTGGGCAGGGGATGCGGCCGGGCCAGAGGCGTGTCCAGGGCCGTGGGATGCGGCCGGGCCAGAGGCGTGTCCAGGGCCGTGGGATGTGGCCCGGGCTCACCCGCACGGGGACACCCACATCGTTGCAAGTGAACCACTTCAGGCAGAGCCGCACGTAGTAGTCGGGGGCCCCGGGGACCTCGGGCACCTGGACCAGAATGACCTTCCGGCTGCGGTCCGCCCAGTAGGAGAACTTCCCGGCTGTAAAACGGTGGTAGGTGGGGGCCACGCTGGGACTCGCGGTCACTGGACAGAGGTCTCCACCTGTCCTGAGAGCCTCCAGGAGACGGACCCTTGCTAGACCCAGGCATGTGGGAGTCGCCCACCTGAGGACCCATCATGACTTCCCAAGTGGGACAGGCGGAAGACATCCCTGGCAGGGCCTGCAGGGGCCTCCCCAGGGTCTGCGGGCAGCGGTCCCACCTGGGGAAGGGGCCTCACCAAAGCACACGGGCATGTTCCTCCCCACGTCCTCGTGTCTGCAGTCTGCAAACGGCACAGCAATGGTGGGCCCAGGCTCCTGCTCCCGGCACCTGTGCCCAACTCGGGCCTCTGCCCACGTGCTTTACAGAAGTCTCTCTTCTCCCAGGGAGCCCGTGACCCCGGATGAAGTGAGAGGGGCTTGCTGCGAGCCCCCGGCATGgggccctgccccctgccccagatGGCCCACCCAAGTTGTCCCCAGAAGCCAGCGGCAGCTGCACCCGGGCCAGCCCCATGGGCTCCCACCTTCCACATGGTACTGCTGGTCCAGCTGGACCCCGCAGAAGTGGGGGACGGTCCTCAGGGTGACGTAGAGGCTCTGAGCCACGCTCACTTCGAAGCAATCAAAATGCACCTGCAGCTGGGCACACACAGGTGTGAGCCAGGTGGGCCTGGGGTCTCTAGCGCCCCATCCCTGGCCTGGCCAGCTCCACCTTGCACAGCTGGAACTCGGGAGAAGGGTCCCCAGTTCTCGGGCCTTGGGAGGAGCAGGAGTCCAGAAGGGAGGGCAGCCGGGAGCAGCCAGGGGACAGCTGCTCCGGTCAGGCAAAAGCTTGGGGTGGGGCCAGCAGGTCTGCCTCAGGCTCCGGCCTCACCTGCCACCCTACCTGCCGGCGGCGGGAGGCTCTAGAGACCCGCACGCTCTGACACTGAGTCTCCTGGGTGTCCAGATTCACGGAGCAGGCCTCCAGGCCCCGCAGGCTCTCTGCGCGAAGGGAGGGGCCGGGCAGGCGGGTCAGACCAGGGCAGGGattcttcttctttcccctcctctctgtggAGTGCAGTTAGTGGGGTCCCCGGCCCCCCAGACTGTTTCTCACCATGCAGCACGAGGGAGGCCTGCACGCGCAGGAGCAGGGAGCAGCCGTCGCGGGGGGCACACTTCATGGCAGTGGAGAGTGTCAGGGCCTCCAGGACCGAGGGGGACACGGACGAGGGGGGTGGCCGGCAGAAGCTGTTAAAAATGTTCCCTGGGGAGGAAAGAAGGCTGCTGAGTGCCGTGGggctccccagggcctggctAAGGCTTTGTGGGTGGCCCAGCCAGTGGAGGGCGCTCCGGGACGGCGTGTCTGGGGAGGAGTCCTCACTGAATTGCTCCAGTGCAATCAGGGAATGGCCCCCAGTGGGTCCACTGGGACACACAGAGGACCTGCCCTGGAGCCAGCTGTCTGTCGGGCATCAGGAGTGGGGCCAGACTGGGGAGCAGACCCCACCTGCCCAGCACAGGCGCCTTCTGATAAGCTAGCAAGCCCCATGGCCTCTCTTTGAAgtccttcagggcacctgggtcatgaccccaaggtcgtCGGAGCCCAGATCGGGGGTCTCGCTTCCGGGCACGGGGTGCTGAGCCGAGTGGCGGCCTTCACTTGGCCCGGCTGGCAGCTggggacttggaggacagaagggTTATTGCCGTGGAGCCCTGGGGAGGCCCGTGGCCCTCCGAGTCAGCAGCCCAGGTGCCCTCCTGCACCCAGGGCTGCGGGTGGTCTGCAGGCAGGAGAGATGGGGTTCAGGCCCGGTGTCGGGACGGTGGAAGGAAGTAACCCCGAGGTGGGCCCGCGTGTCCAGGAAGGGGAAGGTGTGTGTCCTGGGTGGGAGCTGCGGCCCCCAGAACTCCCAGGGGGACCTGTTGGGGCTGGAGCTCTGGGAGACGGACGGGCAGCAGAGGAGGGGGGGACCCCGTCAGACCAGGCCGAACTGCACCGTGAGTGAAGGGGGAGCGGAGGAAGACCCCTCTGCGGGGAGGCTGAGGAGGAAGGGTGCGCCCCAGAGGCCCCAGCCCCGGACCGAGGTGCAGCCCTGAGGGCGCAGAGTCTGTCCGTCCGGAGCCTGCGGACTGTCTCCGCCCCGGGACCTGCTCCAGCGACCTGCGAGCAGGTGGGCTACGGAGAAGGCGGGTGCCCCAAAGTTAGGTCTTTGCCGGACGCAGTGGCCCTGCCCACCGGGCCTGGACACACACGGTGAGGAGCGCGTCCCTGGGTGGAGCTCACTCCGACGGCTTCAGAGAGAGACTCACGGGACGTGAGGACTTACAAGACCCGAATATATTCTTGGAAAGGAAATCGGCTCTGTGGACCCCACTGCGGCCCAGGCGGACTCTCCTGTAGGACACGGCCTAGAAAGCCAGCCAGAGGGTGTGCAGAGGGGTTTCAGGACGCggcaggaggaaagggaagacgAGGATGTCCTTGAGGTGACGCTGGGctgtgggggaggcagagagcctgGGCAGACCCGCGTGCCCACGTTTGCGGGGCAGAGCACGAGAGAGGAGAGGAGTCTGCGCGAGAAGGCAGGAGAAGGCTCCCCCGCGGGGCCCAAGTCTGCACGCCCATGAGGGGAACTGCGGGGCAGGCAGGAACCCGCCCAGAGGGTCTGAGGGAACCGAGTCCTGCGCTCCTGGGGCTGGGAACAGTCCCGTgggccatctggccctgggtatGCCCCACCTTTGGAGGAGTCTTGCCTCGGTGGGGGGTGATTAGCCTCAGACTGAGTGCTGCTCTCAGCCTGCCCAGCGCCCCCCGAAAGTTTAAGCGTTAGCCCCGAAATTTAACTGCCTTTCAGGAGAGCCTCAACGATGTTTGTGGGAGTAAATCCTATGTCCAGCACACAACAGGGTAAAATTATCAATTCACAATGACAAGCCATgcaaagaatcaggaaaatacaacCCATAATGAGGAGAAGAATCAATTCACTGAAACTGATACAGGTTCCAGAATCGGTTCAAGGACGTCAACACAATGACCACAGCTGTTTCCGTATGTCCCGTCTGGTGCGCACAGACGTGGGAGACTAGATAGGGAGCTAGAGCTCAGAACCACCTTCTGGAAAAAACATAATGTCTGAGATGAAAAACACATCGGATAGGATTAATAACAGATCAGATATTTAGAAGAAGGAGATTGGGGAACTCGACAGAACAACCGAAACAACCCAAACAACCCAAAACAACCCAGAAAGAGATACTGTGACGATGAGACGGCAGGAGAAGCGTCGGCGGGACGTCTCCAGCGACCGAGTGCACGGAGAGTCCCCAGAGGGATGcagggaatgagaaaaaaaatcggTACCTCCCCGACTTGATGAAAACTGTGAAGTCACAGGTCCAGGAGGTTGGTGAGAGCGTAAGGAGATGGAAAAAATTACGAGGCACCACGACCCCTGCTAGAAGCCAGTGACAGACGGAAAACTCTCGAAGCCGCCAGAGGAAAAAGACACGTTACACAGAAGGACCGAAGGACAGGACAACAGCGGGTTTCTCGTGGGAGACGGCAGAAGAGGCCCCAGAACGCCGCAGGCCAGCCTGCCCACTGGAGCTGTCTGCAGACGAAGCCTGAATAAAGACTCCTTCAGCACACAGAAGCCGAGAGGACTCCTCATCAGAAGGCCCGCACACCAAAAAGAGTTAGACGGGCCCTTGGGTAGGAAGGAAAATAGGAACATGGTACCAAATGGGGCACCAGAAATGATGACCAGGTAGACACACGGTCTGTTTCCTCCATTTAAGTCCATTTAAAGGAGGATTGACTGTTTACACGGAATAATAAATAGTAAGGCACTGGGGGTCTAGAACACGCGGGAAAGGGAAACGTGTGACCACAACCCCACAAACACCTGGCGTGGGGGGAAGGGCACCTGGGGCGCGCAGCCCGTTAAGCCTCCGACTCCCagtttccactcagatcatgatctccgggtcttgGGGTTACGGGAttgacccctgcatcaggctccacactcagcggggagtctgctccctctggccctgccccCGCTCGTCCCCCCGACCCAAGTAAATCAGTAAATCTGACACACCAAATGGATGGCCGAGGTGGGGCTGCCCTACGGCTGCCACGGCTGTTTGTGCCGTGGGGCACCACGTCCTGAAGGTGGAGTATAATGCGTAAAGACGTACGTTAGAAACacggaaaaacaaacagaaagcaaaaaaaacaccaaaatgacCAAAGAGTTTCAACTATTAAGTCAACTGAGGAGATAAAatgaaaccacacacacacacgcacacacacgtgcacacacacacgcacacacatgcgcacacacacatgcacacacacacacacacgcacacacaattAACAGAAAGacggcagaagaagaaaaagcggACAAAGACGATCAGGAACAAAGGACAGGAACGTGGTCCCCTTGGCTTTGACCGCCTCCGTAGCCAAGCTCAGTGCAGACGTTTGACGCCGTAGTCAGGCAAAGACACTCAGGATGCAAACACAAGCCAGACCAATGCAGGCTGCTGTAAGAGACGCACTTCACATAGGACAACACCGGCGCGAAGACACAGGCTGCCAGAGCTAATCCAAAGAAAGATGGACGGGTTGTGACCGGACGGCATGGCTTTCCTGGCAAAGAACATTACCAGAGAGAAGGACACTCACTCCACAGCGATGGAGGGAGCAGTTCCTCGGGAGGACACAGCAGTCACAACCGATACGACGCACTTAATGTCAGAGTTTCACAGGGAGACAAAACAGGTTCAACGACAAGGT from Mustela lutreola isolate mMusLut2 chromosome 8, mMusLut2.pri, whole genome shotgun sequence includes these protein-coding regions:
- the IL17REL gene encoding putative interleukin-17 receptor E-like isoform X2; amino-acid sequence: MHAGRMLAGRAVVLLSLAWSTHRSLAIPKIAECGLSCSQGFACKSRVNRNIFNSFCRPPPSSVSPSVLEALTLSTAMKCAPRDGCSLLLRVQASLVLHESLRGLEACSVNLDTQETQCQSVRVSRASRRRQVGWQLQVHFDCFEVSVAQSLYVTLRTVPHFCGVQLDQQYHVEDCRHEDVGRNMPVCFAGKFSYWADRSRKVILVQVPEVPGAPDYYVRLCLKWFTCNDVGVPVRVTGNRMSRTVSLPYSQELPCLCLEGWFATPDAVRMQACPFEDETEALWDAIRYHPGDRALSWEPACPVSGHVSLCWRPGPGALCHNLEHSGRPAHGRVQYPLVDTQPRLCLKFSTSRGSWVRCPFQEGHFQAWKMTVQPAASRGHLRVTFFSPSAAHFQVHLCHQRKTWPPACRPGPRATTLAPASSDFVTDLAVAFVDIPTEEACVPNTCIQGWRTDVTFSAPHQLCDLHCTSTQGTED
- the IL17REL gene encoding putative interleukin-17 receptor E-like isoform X3, with translation MHAGRMLAGRAVVLLSLAWSTHRSLAIPKIAECGLSCSQGFACKSRVNRNIFNSFCRPPPSSVSPSVLEALTLSTAMKCAPRDGCSLLLRVQASLVLHESLRGLEACSVNLDTQETQCQSVRVSRASRRRQLQVHFDCFEVSVAQSLYVTLRTVPHFCGVQLDQQYHVEDCRHEDVGRNMPVCFAGKFSYWADRSRKVILVQVPEVPGAPDYYVRLCLKWFTCNDVGVPVRVTGNRMSRTVSLPYSQELPCLCLEGWFATPDAVRMQACPFEDETEALWDAIRYHPGDRALSWEPACPVSGHVSLCWRPGPGALCHNLEHSGRPAHGRVQYPLVDTQPRLCLKFSTSRGSWVRCPFQEGHFQAWKMTVQPAASRGHLRVTFFSPSAAHFQVHLCHQRKTWPPACRPGPRATTLAPASVSRSDFVTDLAVAFVDIPTEEACVPNTCIQGWRTDVTFSAPHQLCDLHCTSTQGTED
- the IL17REL gene encoding putative interleukin-17 receptor E-like isoform X1, with the translated sequence MHAGRMLAGRAVVLLSLAWSTHRSLAIPKIAECGLSCSQGFACKSRVNRNIFNSFCRPPPSSVSPSVLEALTLSTAMKCAPRDGCSLLLRVQASLVLHESLRGLEACSVNLDTQETQCQSVRVSRASRRRQVGWQLQVHFDCFEVSVAQSLYVTLRTVPHFCGVQLDQQYHVEDCRHEDVGRNMPVCFAGKFSYWADRSRKVILVQVPEVPGAPDYYVRLCLKWFTCNDVGVPVRVTGNRMSRTVSLPYSQELPCLCLEGWFATPDAVRMQACPFEDETEALWDAIRYHPGDRALSWEPACPVSGHVSLCWRPGPGALCHNLEHSGRPAHGRVQYPLVDTQPRLCLKFSTSRGSWVRCPFQEGHFQAWKMTVQPAASRGHLRVTFFSPSAAHFQVHLCHQRKTWPPACRPGPRATTLAPASVSRSDFVTDLAVAFVDIPTEEACVPNTCIQGWRTDVTFSAPHQLCDLHCTSTQGTED
- the IL17REL gene encoding putative interleukin-17 receptor E-like isoform X5, coding for MKCAPRDGCSLLLRVQASLVLHESLRGLEACSVNLDTQETQCQSVRVSRASRRRQVGWQLQVHFDCFEVSVAQSLYVTLRTVPHFCGVQLDQQYHVEDCRHEDVGRNMPVCFAGKFSYWADRSRKVILVQVPEVPGAPDYYVRLCLKWFTCNDVGVPVRVTGNRMSRTVSLPYSQELPCLCLEGWFATPDAVRMQACPFEDETEALWDAIRYHPGDRALSWEPACPVSGHVSLCWRPGPGALCHNLEHSGRPAHGRVQYPLVDTQPRLCLKFSTSRGSWVRCPFQEGHFQAWKMTVQPAASRGHLRVTFFSPSAAHFQVHLCHQRKTWPPACRPGPRATTLAPASVSRSDFVTDLAVAFVDIPTEEACVPNTCIQGWRTDVTFSAPHQLCDLHCTSTQGTED
- the IL17REL gene encoding putative interleukin-17 receptor E-like isoform X4, which produces MHAGRMLAGRAVVLLSLAWSTHRSLAIPKIAECGLSCSQGFACKSRVNRNIFNSFCRPPPSSVSPSVLEALTLSTAMKCAPRDGCSLLLRVQASLVLHESLRGLEACSVNLDTQETQCQSVRVSRASRRRQVGWQLQVHFDCFEVSVAQSLYVTLRTVPHFCGVQLDQQYHVEAGKFSYWADRSRKVILVQVPEVPGAPDYYVRLCLKWFTCNDVGVPVRVTGNRMSRTVSLPYSQELPCLCLEGWFATPDAVRMQACPFEDETEALWDAIRYHPGDRALSWEPACPVSGHVSLCWRPGPGALCHNLEHSGRPAHGRVQYPLVDTQPRLCLKFSTSRGSWVRCPFQEGHFQAWKMTVQPAASRGHLRVTFFSPSAAHFQVHLCHQRKTWPPACRPGPRATTLAPASVSRSDFVTDLAVAFVDIPTEEACVPNTCIQGWRTDVTFSAPHQLCDLHCTSTQGTED
- the IL17REL gene encoding putative interleukin-17 receptor E-like isoform X6: MHAGRMLAGRAVVLLSLAWSTHRSLAIPKIAECGLSCSQGFACKSRVNRNIFNSFCRPPPSSVSPSVLEALTLSTAMKCAPRDGCSLLLRVQASLVLHESLRGLEACSVNLDTQETQCQSVRVSRASRRRQVGWQLQVHFDCFEVSVAQSLYVTLRTVPHFCGVQLDQQYHVEDCRHEDVGRNMPVCFAGKFSYWADRSRKVILVQVPEVPGAPDYYVRLCLKWFTCNDVGVPVRVTGNRMSRTVSLPYSQELPCLCLEGWFATPDAVRMQACPFEDETEALWDAIRYHPGDRALSWEPACPVSGHVSLCWRPGPGALCHNLEHSGRPAHGRVQYPLVDTQPRLCLKFSTSRGSWVRCPFQEGHFQGAPMSPKEDVAACLPPRAPGHDPRPSLSEPE